From the genome of Treponema denticola:
GTCTACGCTCCTTATCGTATTACCGGTAGGACTTTACCTCTTTATGACCGGAGGGATTACAATTCCTACGCTGATTATGTGCATATTGCTTTCGTATGCGTCGTACAAGCCGCTTTTAAAAGCGATGGCCTATACGGATGCGATGGCAAATGTGCGTGTCGTATTCGGGGAAATAAAATCGGTGCTCGATTTACCGGAACTGATACGGCACGATACGGCTCCCGATCCGCAAGGCTTTGATGTGCGCTTTGAAAATGTGATATTCGGCTACGGCGGAACACTGTGCGAAACGGACGGTGCAGCTGCCAAGGACAGTACAAAGGTGTTCGATGGATTGAACTTTACCGCCAAAGAAGGCCAGCTGACTGCGATTGTCGGCTCTTCCGGCAGCGGCAAATCTACCATCGCAAAACTGCTGGCAGGCTTTTGGAATATCGAAAGCGGACACATCACCATCGGCGGCGCTGACATCGGCAGCATGAGTTTGGAACGGAACATGCAGCTGGTTACATATGTGTCGCAGGAAAATTTTTTATTCAACAAGAGCATTCGGGAAAATCTCAGGATGGCAAAAGAGAATGCAACGGACGAGGAAATTGAAACCGCATGCAAAAAAGCAAGCATCCATGATTTTATCAAAAGCCTGCCTAACGGGTATGACACCAATGCGGGAAACGCAGGCAGTAAGTTTTCAGGCGGTGAACGTCAGCGGCTCACCATTGCCCGTGCGCTGCTCAAGGATAGTCCCATTGTCGTACTCGATGAGGCCACCGCCTATTCCGATCCTGAAAACGAAGCTATTATCCAGCAATCAATCGACAACCTCGTAAAAGATAAAACCGTCATTATGATTGCACACAGGCTTTCCACTATTGTCAATGCCGATAAAATCATCGTGCTGGATAAGGGCCGGATTGCCGCAGAGGGAACGCATACCGAACTGTTACAAGATTCGCCGCTCTATCAAAAAATGTGGCAGTCCCATATCAGCGGCAGGGATAACGGATAATTGGAGGAATGCTAAAATGTTTGATTTATTGAAAAAGATATACACGATTGCGGGAAAGCAATCAAAGCGCATAACAACGATGTTTATCTGCGATATGCTTAAAAGCATATTCGAAGGATTCACTCTCGGCGGACTCGGATATTTTTTGCTGACGCTGAGCCGAGCAGTGTTTCAGGCACAGCCGGTTACAAAGAGCAATATCATTACGGTGTTCTGTATTATGCTTATCGGCATAATAGGAAAGATTATCTTTGGGTATATTTCCGACCGGAATAAAAATATCGCATCGTATACGATGGGAGCTGAAAATCGGCTCGTCATCGGAGATAAGCTGAAAAACGTGCACATGGGATATTTTTCCGAAAGCAGACTTGGAGATATTTCCGGCGCATTAACAACGGTTATCACAGATGTTGAAACAATCGACATGATGATTCTCGAAATGATGTTTGCAGGAAGCATTCAAACGGTTATCATGGCACTGTTCGTATTCCCCTTTGATATGGTAACAGGCTGCATCATTTTTGTTACCCTTGCAGTAGCGATTGTATTCAATAATCTGTTCCAAAAAAAGACGGATGCGGTAACGACAAAACTGACTGAGCTTAAGCTGCAGCTGCGTACCGATATTTTGGAGTATGTGCAAGGAATCGGCGTGGTAAAGGCGTTCGGCAGAACAAGCGAAGCACTCAAAAATGTGACAGAAAGTATTAAAAAAAGCAAGACAGGTTTCTTTGCCGTAGAAAAGACTCTGACACCTTCATTGCTGGTTTTTTCTTTGCTGCTAAAATTAGGAACAACCGCAATTATCGTGAGCGCCTTATACCGCTATTCGATTGGGACTATAGATATTGAAAAAACGCTGATGCTGATTGTCGCGAGCTTTGTGGTATTCGGCGGTTTTGAAATAGCCGGTACAATGCAGAGAATGCGCGGTGTTGCGGTGCAGAATTTGGATACGCTCTTTAAGGTTAAAAATATTCAAGCCTTACCGGAAGGTTCGCTCCGGCCCCATGGAAATGACGATATTACCGTCAAGAATATCACCTTCGGATACGGCGGAAAAAAGAACACTGAGGAAAAGCTCTTCCGCAACTTGGATGTGTATATTCCGAAAAACAGTGTAACCGCATTGGTCGGCTATTCAGGTTCGGGGAAGACAAGCCTTTGCCAGCTGATTGCCCGTTTTTGGGATGTTGATGCAGGTGAAATAAAGCTCGGCGATACCAATATAAAAGATTTTGCATACGATACATTTTTATCAAACTTTACTTTTGTATTTCAGGATGTGTACCTATTTGAAGACACGATAAAGAACAACATCAAATTCGGAAAACCGGATGCAAGCGATGAAGAAATTATCGCTGCGGCAAAAGCAGCGCAATGTCACGATTTTATTATGGAACTGCCGGACGGTTACGATACCGTGCTGCAGGAAGGCGGAAGCAATCTTTCAGGCGGAGAGCGCCAGCGTATTTCCATTGCGAGGGCAATGCTCAAGCCTAGCTCCATTGTTATCCTCGATGAAGCAACTTCAAGTGTAGACCCCGAAAACGAAGAGAAATTGATGAGAGCCCTCGATGAGCTTTTAAAAAACAAAACTGCAATCATCATTGCACATAGGCTTTCAACTATTAAAAACGCAGATCAAATATTTGTCAT
Proteins encoded in this window:
- a CDS encoding ABC transporter ATP-binding protein — encoded protein: MDILKKHIGAIIVPVVFAIIGVACGIVPYFAVASIVTELINGVTDYRVLLPYAGLILAGFAGALIGHSISTIGSHNLAFSVIEDTRKKVVEKLSRLSMGTIEEKSSGKWSQFVVETLDKMEKPIAHVIPEVLANVLIPVVIVVIIFILNWKIGLANLVTLPLGILFSMLMMKDYEAKSKRYIEASKKMNAAAVEYIQGIKVIKAFNKSASSYDKFQKAVEDNRDSMLDWYLSVCFAMIAAMEVLPSTLLIVLPVGLYLFMTGGITIPTLIMCILLSYASYKPLLKAMAYTDAMANVRVVFGEIKSVLDLPELIRHDTAPDPQGFDVRFENVIFGYGGTLCETDGAAAKDSTKVFDGLNFTAKEGQLTAIVGSSGSGKSTIAKLLAGFWNIESGHITIGGADIGSMSLERNMQLVTYVSQENFLFNKSIRENLRMAKENATDEEIETACKKASIHDFIKSLPNGYDTNAGNAGSKFSGGERQRLTIARALLKDSPIVVLDEATAYSDPENEAIIQQSIDNLVKDKTVIMIAHRLSTIVNADKIIVLDKGRIAAEGTHTELLQDSPLYQKMWQSHISGRDNG
- a CDS encoding ABC transporter ATP-binding protein; the encoded protein is MFDLLKKIYTIAGKQSKRITTMFICDMLKSIFEGFTLGGLGYFLLTLSRAVFQAQPVTKSNIITVFCIMLIGIIGKIIFGYISDRNKNIASYTMGAENRLVIGDKLKNVHMGYFSESRLGDISGALTTVITDVETIDMMILEMMFAGSIQTVIMALFVFPFDMVTGCIIFVTLAVAIVFNNLFQKKTDAVTTKLTELKLQLRTDILEYVQGIGVVKAFGRTSEALKNVTESIKKSKTGFFAVEKTLTPSLLVFSLLLKLGTTAIIVSALYRYSIGTIDIEKTLMLIVASFVVFGGFEIAGTMQRMRGVAVQNLDTLFKVKNIQALPEGSLRPHGNDDITVKNITFGYGGKKNTEEKLFRNLDVYIPKNSVTALVGYSGSGKTSLCQLIARFWDVDAGEIKLGDTNIKDFAYDTFLSNFTFVFQDVYLFEDTIKNNIKFGKPDASDEEIIAAAKAAQCHDFIMELPDGYDTVLQEGGSNLSGGERQRISIARAMLKPSSIVILDEATSSVDPENEEKLMRALDELLKNKTAIIIAHRLSTIKNADQIFVMDKGNIVQHGKHSELMQQDGIYAHFVGMREKAASWQV